One genomic segment of Centroberyx gerrardi isolate f3 chromosome 4, fCenGer3.hap1.cur.20231027, whole genome shotgun sequence includes these proteins:
- the fancf gene encoding Fanconi anemia group F protein yields MEAVLKNLASTTELLAATQTGVVEQWDKQTVERAFHWARYCEQLYSRFHTNPAIRKVMENQLQLTNQSLRATFPGYTEVSFSDLARCQHVLLVRLLNNPVLPSSIVKILFDTPSPNENDVTGHCTRLIECKSACKVLSAIKVGAVSAAVGPDAEVQGVMLMERLDALLRHQGGQARKAEQFLDSVLQRCEGAAGCFCLLVAAALLTRENTAAGNASQDFLLNWLQQRDDLLQNLCSASPAGLLLELAKENVKFRAAYCDVLKKWASDMEYDIHEGEWVQARENTGVSFEKLAEHFRGLLEACPSLREDTEEEISVLKVSDGDFDVRGLSVWGDLLLEMKK; encoded by the coding sequence TGGAGAGAGCCTTTCACTGGGCCCGGTACTGTGAACAGCTTTACTCGCGGTTTCACACGAACCCCGCGATAAGGAAGGTCATGGAAAACCAGCTGCAGCTCACAAACCAAAGTTTACGAGCGACCTTCCCGGGCTACACGGAAGTCTCGTTCTCGGACCTTGCACGGTGTCAGCATGTGTTGCTCGTCAGGTTGTTGAACAATCCCGTGCTGCCGAGCTCCATCGTTAAAATACTTTTCGACACCCCGAGTCCTAATGAAAACGACGTTACCGGCCATTGCACCCGGCTCATTGAGTGTAAATCGGCGTGTAAAGTCCTGAGTGCCATAAAAGTGGGAGCCGTGTCAGCTGCTGTTGGTCCTGATGCTGAGGTGCAGGGCGTGATGCTGATGGAGAGGCTGGATGCACTGCTGCGTCATCAGGGCGGCCAGGCGCGCAAAGCAGAGCAGTTTCTAGACTCTGTCCTCCAGAGATGTGAAGGAGCAGCGGGCTGTTTCTGTTTGCTCGTCGCTGCAGCTCTACTGACAAGGGAAAACACAGCTGCGGGAAACGCTTCACAGGATTTTCTCTTGAACTGGTTGCAGCAAAGGGACGACCTGCTGCAGAACTTGTGCTCTGCATCGCCCGCTGGACTTTTGCTAGAGCTTGCCAAGGAGAACGTGAAATTCAGGGCGGCGTACTGTGATGTGCTGAAAAAGTGGGCTTCAGATATGGAGTATGACATACATGAGGGTGAATGGGTTCAAGCCCGCGAAAACACCGGGGTGTCCTTCGAGAAGCTGGCTGAGCACTTTCGGGGCTTGTTGGAGGCCTGCCCCTCGCTGCGAGAGGacacagaagaagagatcagtgtTTTGAAGGTTTCTGATGGAGACTTTGACGTCAGAGGTCTGAGTGTGTGGGGAGACCTCCTGTTAGAGATGAAAAAGTGA